A window from Heteronotia binoei isolate CCM8104 ecotype False Entrance Well chromosome 15, APGP_CSIRO_Hbin_v1, whole genome shotgun sequence encodes these proteins:
- the CYTH2 gene encoding cytohesin-2 isoform X3 has protein sequence MEDGIYVPADLTPEERLELENIRRRKQELLVEIQRLRDELSEAMNEVEGLEANEGSKTLQRNRKMGMGRKKFNMDPKKGIQFLVENELLRSTPEDIARFLYKGEGLNKTAIGDYLGEREEFNIAVLHAFVDLHEFTDLNLVQALRQFLWSFRLPGEAQKIDRMMEAFAQRYCLCNPGVFQSTDTCYVLSFAVIMLNTSLHNPNVRDKPTVERFITMNRGINDGGDLPEELLRNLYDSIRNEPFKIPEDDGNDLTHTFFNPDREGWLLKLGGRVKTWKRRWFILTDNCLYYFEYTTDKEPRGIIPLENLSIREVEDPRKPNCFELYIPNNKGQLIKACKTEADGRVVEGNHMVYRISAPTQEEKDEWIKSIKAAVSVDPFYEMLAARKKRISVKQKQEQA, from the exons ATGGAGGACGGAATCTATG TGCCTGCAGACCTGACTCCTGAGGAAAGGCTGGAGTTGGAGAACATTCGCCGACGGAAGCAGGAGCTCCTGGTGGAAATTCAGCGGTTGCGAGATGAGCTCAGTGAAGCCATGAACGAGGTGGAGGGGCTAGAAGCCAATGAAGGAAG TAAAACTCTTCAGAGGAACCGGAAGATGGGGATGGGCCGTAAGAAATTCAACATGGATCCTAAAAAA GGCATCCAGTTCCTCGTGGAGAATGAGCTGCTGCGTTCCACCCCGGAGGACATTGCCCGCTTCCTCTACAAAGGGGAAGGGCTCAACAAGACAGCCATCGGCGACTATCTGGGCGAGCG GGAGGAGTTCAACATTGCCGTACTCCATGCCTTCGTTGACTTGCATGAGTTCACTGACCTTAACCTCGTGCAGGCCCTTCG ACAGTTCCTGTGGAGCTTCCGATTGCCAGGAGAGGCCCAGAAGATTGACCGGATGATGGAGGCATTCGCCCAGCGGTATTGCCTGTGCAACCCAGGGGTCTTCCAGTCCACAG ATACCTGCTACGTCCTCTCCTTCGCGGTGATCATGCTCAACACCAGCCTCCACAATCCCAACGTCCGCGACAAGCCCACCGTCGAGAGGTTCATCACCATGAACCGTGGCATCAACGATGGGGGGGACTTGCCTGAGGAGCTGTTGCGG AACCTCTACGACAGCATCCGTAACGAGCCCTTCAAGATCCCCGAGGACGATGGGAACGACCTGACACACACTTTCTTTAACCCTGACCGCGAGGGCTGGCTCCTCAAACTGG GAGGGCGAGTAAAGACCTGGAAGAGACGCTGGTTCATCTTGACCGACAACTGCCTGTATTACTTTGAGTACACTACC GACAAGGAGCCAAGGGGAATCATTCCACTGGAGAATCTGAGCATCCGGGAAGTAGAAGACCCACGGAAACCA AATTGTTTTGAGCTCTACATTCCAAACAACAAAGGCCAGCTCATCAAAGCCTGCAAGACAGAAGCGGATGGGCGCGTGGTCGAGGGAAACCACATGGTCTACCGCATCTCCGCACCCACCCAGGAAGAGAAGGATGAATGGATCAAATCCATAAA aGCTGCTGTGAGCGTGGACCCTTTCTACGAGATGCTGGCCGCCCGGAAGAAACGGATTTCTGTGAAGCAGAAACAGGAGCAGGCGTGA
- the CYTH2 gene encoding cytohesin-2 isoform X1: MEDGIYVPADLTPEERLELENIRRRKQELLVEIQRLRDELSEAMNEVEGLEANEGSKTLQRNRKMGMGRKKFNMDPKKGIQFLVENELLRSTPEDIARFLYKGEGLNKTAIGDYLGEREEFNIAVLHAFVDLHEFTDLNLVQALRQFLWSFRLPGEAQKIDRMMEAFAQRYCLCNPGVFQSTDTCYVLSFAVIMLNTSLHNPNVRDKPTVERFITMNRGINDGGDLPEELLRNLYDSIRNEPFKIPEDDGNDLTHTFFNPDREGWLLKLGERRVKTWKRRWFILTDNCLYYFEYTTDKEPRGIIPLENLSIREVEDPRKPNCFELYIPNNKGQLIKACKTEADGRVVEGNHMVYRISAPTQEEKDEWIKSIKAAVSVDPFYEMLAARKKRISVKQKQEQA, from the exons ATGGAGGACGGAATCTATG TGCCTGCAGACCTGACTCCTGAGGAAAGGCTGGAGTTGGAGAACATTCGCCGACGGAAGCAGGAGCTCCTGGTGGAAATTCAGCGGTTGCGAGATGAGCTCAGTGAAGCCATGAACGAGGTGGAGGGGCTAGAAGCCAATGAAGGAAG TAAAACTCTTCAGAGGAACCGGAAGATGGGGATGGGCCGTAAGAAATTCAACATGGATCCTAAAAAA GGCATCCAGTTCCTCGTGGAGAATGAGCTGCTGCGTTCCACCCCGGAGGACATTGCCCGCTTCCTCTACAAAGGGGAAGGGCTCAACAAGACAGCCATCGGCGACTATCTGGGCGAGCG GGAGGAGTTCAACATTGCCGTACTCCATGCCTTCGTTGACTTGCATGAGTTCACTGACCTTAACCTCGTGCAGGCCCTTCG ACAGTTCCTGTGGAGCTTCCGATTGCCAGGAGAGGCCCAGAAGATTGACCGGATGATGGAGGCATTCGCCCAGCGGTATTGCCTGTGCAACCCAGGGGTCTTCCAGTCCACAG ATACCTGCTACGTCCTCTCCTTCGCGGTGATCATGCTCAACACCAGCCTCCACAATCCCAACGTCCGCGACAAGCCCACCGTCGAGAGGTTCATCACCATGAACCGTGGCATCAACGATGGGGGGGACTTGCCTGAGGAGCTGTTGCGG AACCTCTACGACAGCATCCGTAACGAGCCCTTCAAGATCCCCGAGGACGATGGGAACGACCTGACACACACTTTCTTTAACCCTGACCGCGAGGGCTGGCTCCTCAAACTGGGTGAGA GGCGAGTAAAGACCTGGAAGAGACGCTGGTTCATCTTGACCGACAACTGCCTGTATTACTTTGAGTACACTACC GACAAGGAGCCAAGGGGAATCATTCCACTGGAGAATCTGAGCATCCGGGAAGTAGAAGACCCACGGAAACCA AATTGTTTTGAGCTCTACATTCCAAACAACAAAGGCCAGCTCATCAAAGCCTGCAAGACAGAAGCGGATGGGCGCGTGGTCGAGGGAAACCACATGGTCTACCGCATCTCCGCACCCACCCAGGAAGAGAAGGATGAATGGATCAAATCCATAAA aGCTGCTGTGAGCGTGGACCCTTTCTACGAGATGCTGGCCGCCCGGAAGAAACGGATTTCTGTGAAGCAGAAACAGGAGCAGGCGTGA